The proteins below come from a single Ochotona princeps isolate mOchPri1 chromosome 6, mOchPri1.hap1, whole genome shotgun sequence genomic window:
- the DCAF11 gene encoding DDB1- and CUL4-associated factor 11 isoform X1 encodes MGSRNSNNAGSGSRDPSEGLSRRGAGRWRSEEEEEEDEDVDLAQVLAYLLRRGQVRLVQGGGAANLQLIQALSDSEEEHDSAWDGCLGDRYNPPVDATPDTRELERSEIKTQVHLATGRLGLGRAAQEHSFPRMLYQRERGLCHQGSFSRGEQSRMMSHFLPNDLGFVDSYSQKAFCGIYSKDGQIFMSACQDQTIRLYDCRYGCFRKFKSIKAQDVGWSVLDVAFTPDGNHLLYSSWSDYIHICSIYGEGDTHTALDLRPEERRFAVFSIAVSSDGREVLGGANDGCLYVFDREQNRRTLQIESHEDDVNAVAFADVSSQILFSGGDDAICKVWDRRSMREDDPKPVGALAGHQDGITFIDSKGDARYLISNSKDQTIKLWDIRRFSSREGMEASRLAATRQTWDYRWQQVPKKAWRKLKLPGDSSLMTYRGHGVLHTLIRCRFSPIHSTGQQFIYSGCSTGKVVVYDLLSGHIVKKLTNHKACVRDVSWHPFEEKIVSSSWDGNLRMWEYCQAEYYEDDMPEASGGPSMPSPERCPTTPFSSPQ; translated from the exons ATGGGCTCTCGCAACAGCAACAACGCAGGATCCGGGTCCAGAGACCCATCGGAGGGTCTGTCCCGGAGAGGGGCTGGCCGGTGGCGcagtgaagaggaagaggaagaggatgaagatGTGGATCTGGCCCAGGTACTGGCCTATCTCCTCCGCAG AGGCCAAGTGAGGTTGGTGCAGGGAGGAGGTGCAGCAAATTTGCAACTCATCCAGGCCCTCTCGGACTCAGAAGAGGAGCATGACAGCGCCTGGGATGGCTGTCTCGGGGATCGATACAACCCGCCTG TGGACGCCACCCCTGACACCCGGGAGCTGGAACGCAGTGAGATCAAGACACAAGTGCATTTGGCCACCGGGCGACTGGGACTTGGGCGGGCAGCCCAGGAGCACAGCTTTCCTCGCATGTTGTATCAA AGAGAACGGGGCCTCTGCCACCAGGGAAGCTTCTCCCGTGGAGAACAGTCTCGGATGATGTCTCA cttcctgcccaatGATCTGGGCTTCGTTGATAGCTACTCTCAGAAGGCTTTCTGTGGCATCTACAGCAAAGATGGTCAGATCTTCATGTCTGCTTGTCAAG ACCAGACAATCCGACTGTATGACTGCCGCTATGGCTGCTTCCGTAAGTTCAAGAGCATCAAGGCCCAAGATGTAGGCTGGAGTGTCCTGGATGTGGCCTTCACTCCTGACGGGAACCACCTCCTCTACTCCAGCTGGTCTGATTACA TCCACATCTGCAGCATCTATggggaaggagacacacacactgccttgGACCTGAG GCCAGAGGAGCGCCGCTTTGCTGTCTTCTCTATCGCTGTGTCCTCGGATGGACGAGAAGTGCTAGGAGG GGCCAACGATGGCTGCCTGTATGTCTTTGACCGAGAACAGAACCGGCGCACCCTGCAG ATCGAATCCCATGAAGACGATGTGAATGCCGTGGCCTTTGCTGACGTAAGCTCTCAAATCCTGTTCTCTGGGGGTGATGACGCCATCTGCAAAGTGTGGGATCGTCGCAGCATGCGAGAAGATGACCCCAAGCCCGTGGGGGCACTGGCCGGCCACCAGGATGGCATCACCTTCATTGACAGCAAG GGTGATGCACGGTACCTCATCTCCAACTCCAAGGACCAGACCATCAAGCTCTGGGACATCCGCCGCTTTTCTAGCCGGGAAGGCATGGAGGCTTCCCGCCTGGCTGCCACACGGCAAACCTGGGACTACCGCTGGCAGCAGGTGCCCAAGAAAG CCTGGCGGAAGCTGAAACTCCCAGGGGACAGCTCCTTGATGACCTACCGGGGCCATGGGGTACTGCACACCCTCATCCGCTGCCGATTCTCCCCCATCCATAGCACCGGCCAGCAGTTCATCTACAGTGGCTGTTCCACTGGCAAAGTGGTTG TGTACGACCTCCTGAGTGGCCATATCGTGAAGAAGCTCACCAACCACAAGGCCTGCGTGCGAGACGTCAGCTGGCACCCCTTCGAAGAGAAGATCGTCAGCAGTTCG TGGGACGGGAACCTGCGTATGTGGGAGTACTGCCAGGCTGAGTACTACGAGGATGACATGCCGGAGGCCAGCGGGGGCCCCAGCATGCCCTCCCCAGAGCGCTGCCCCACCACACCCTTTTCTTCACCCCAGTAG
- the DCAF11 gene encoding DDB1- and CUL4-associated factor 11 isoform X2 translates to MGSRNSNNAGSGSRDPSEGLSRRGAGRWRSEEEEEEDEDVDLAQALSDSEEEHDSAWDGCLGDRYNPPVDATPDTRELERSEIKTQVHLATGRLGLGRAAQEHSFPRMLYQRERGLCHQGSFSRGEQSRMMSHFLPNDLGFVDSYSQKAFCGIYSKDGQIFMSACQDQTIRLYDCRYGCFRKFKSIKAQDVGWSVLDVAFTPDGNHLLYSSWSDYIHICSIYGEGDTHTALDLRPEERRFAVFSIAVSSDGREVLGGANDGCLYVFDREQNRRTLQIESHEDDVNAVAFADVSSQILFSGGDDAICKVWDRRSMREDDPKPVGALAGHQDGITFIDSKGDARYLISNSKDQTIKLWDIRRFSSREGMEASRLAATRQTWDYRWQQVPKKAWRKLKLPGDSSLMTYRGHGVLHTLIRCRFSPIHSTGQQFIYSGCSTGKVVVYDLLSGHIVKKLTNHKACVRDVSWHPFEEKIVSSSWDGNLRMWEYCQAEYYEDDMPEASGGPSMPSPERCPTTPFSSPQ, encoded by the exons ATGGGCTCTCGCAACAGCAACAACGCAGGATCCGGGTCCAGAGACCCATCGGAGGGTCTGTCCCGGAGAGGGGCTGGCCGGTGGCGcagtgaagaggaagaggaagaggatgaagatGTGGATCTGGCCCAG GCCCTCTCGGACTCAGAAGAGGAGCATGACAGCGCCTGGGATGGCTGTCTCGGGGATCGATACAACCCGCCTG TGGACGCCACCCCTGACACCCGGGAGCTGGAACGCAGTGAGATCAAGACACAAGTGCATTTGGCCACCGGGCGACTGGGACTTGGGCGGGCAGCCCAGGAGCACAGCTTTCCTCGCATGTTGTATCAA AGAGAACGGGGCCTCTGCCACCAGGGAAGCTTCTCCCGTGGAGAACAGTCTCGGATGATGTCTCA cttcctgcccaatGATCTGGGCTTCGTTGATAGCTACTCTCAGAAGGCTTTCTGTGGCATCTACAGCAAAGATGGTCAGATCTTCATGTCTGCTTGTCAAG ACCAGACAATCCGACTGTATGACTGCCGCTATGGCTGCTTCCGTAAGTTCAAGAGCATCAAGGCCCAAGATGTAGGCTGGAGTGTCCTGGATGTGGCCTTCACTCCTGACGGGAACCACCTCCTCTACTCCAGCTGGTCTGATTACA TCCACATCTGCAGCATCTATggggaaggagacacacacactgccttgGACCTGAG GCCAGAGGAGCGCCGCTTTGCTGTCTTCTCTATCGCTGTGTCCTCGGATGGACGAGAAGTGCTAGGAGG GGCCAACGATGGCTGCCTGTATGTCTTTGACCGAGAACAGAACCGGCGCACCCTGCAG ATCGAATCCCATGAAGACGATGTGAATGCCGTGGCCTTTGCTGACGTAAGCTCTCAAATCCTGTTCTCTGGGGGTGATGACGCCATCTGCAAAGTGTGGGATCGTCGCAGCATGCGAGAAGATGACCCCAAGCCCGTGGGGGCACTGGCCGGCCACCAGGATGGCATCACCTTCATTGACAGCAAG GGTGATGCACGGTACCTCATCTCCAACTCCAAGGACCAGACCATCAAGCTCTGGGACATCCGCCGCTTTTCTAGCCGGGAAGGCATGGAGGCTTCCCGCCTGGCTGCCACACGGCAAACCTGGGACTACCGCTGGCAGCAGGTGCCCAAGAAAG CCTGGCGGAAGCTGAAACTCCCAGGGGACAGCTCCTTGATGACCTACCGGGGCCATGGGGTACTGCACACCCTCATCCGCTGCCGATTCTCCCCCATCCATAGCACCGGCCAGCAGTTCATCTACAGTGGCTGTTCCACTGGCAAAGTGGTTG TGTACGACCTCCTGAGTGGCCATATCGTGAAGAAGCTCACCAACCACAAGGCCTGCGTGCGAGACGTCAGCTGGCACCCCTTCGAAGAGAAGATCGTCAGCAGTTCG TGGGACGGGAACCTGCGTATGTGGGAGTACTGCCAGGCTGAGTACTACGAGGATGACATGCCGGAGGCCAGCGGGGGCCCCAGCATGCCCTCCCCAGAGCGCTGCCCCACCACACCCTTTTCTTCACCCCAGTAG
- the FITM1 gene encoding fat storage-inducing transmembrane protein 1: MERGPVVGAGPSSAGTRARAVLGCLVRVLLWVASALLYFGSEQAARLLGSPCLRRLYHAWLAAVVIFGPLLQFHVNPRTIFASHGNFFNIKFVNSAWGWTCTFLGGFVLLVVFLATRRVAVTARHLSRLVVGAAVWRGAGRAFLLIEDLTGSCFEPVPQGLLLHELPDRRSCLAAGHQWRGYTVSSHTFLLTFCCLLMAEEAAVFAKYLAHGLPAGAPLRLVFLLNVLLLGLWNFLLLCTVIYFHQYTHKVVGAAVGTFAWYLTYGSWYHQPWSPGSPGHGLFPRPRSSRKHN, encoded by the exons aTGGAGCGGGGGCCAGTGGTGGGGGCAGGGCCGAGCTCTGCAGGGACCCGAGCCCGGGCAGTGCTGGGCTGCCTGGTCAGGGTGCTCCTCTGGGTGGCTTCGGCCTTGCTGTATTTCGGCAGTGAGCAGGCTGCCCGCCTCCTGGGCAGCCCCTGCTTACGGCGCCTCTACCATGCCTGGTTGGCAGCTGTGGTCATCTTCGGGCCCCTTCTGCAGTTCCATGTCAACCCTCGGACCATATTCGCCAGCCATGGTAACTTCTTCAACAT AAAATTTGTGAATTCTGCTTGGGGCTGGACCTGCACCTTTCTGGGAGGCTTcgtgctgctggtggtgttccTGGCTACCCGGCGCGTGGCGGTGACCGCCAGGCACCTGAGCCGGCTGGTGGTGGGCGCGGCCGTGTGGCGTGGGGCCGGCCGGGCCTTCCTGCTCATCGAGGACCTGACAGGCTCCTGCTTTGAGCCTGTGCCCCAGGGCCTGCTACTGCACGAGCTGCCGGATCGCCGCAGCTGCCTGGCGGCAGGCCACCAGTGGCGGGGCTACACCGTATCCTCCCACACCTTCCTGCTCACCTTCTGTTGCCTGCTCATGGCCGAGGAAGCCGCTGTGTTCGCCAAGTACCTGGCGCATGGACTGCCAGCGGGAGCGCCCCTGCGCCTAGTCTTCCTGCTCAACGtgctgctgctgggcctctgGAACTTCTTGCTGCTCTGCACTGTCATCTATTTCCACCAGTACACACACAAGGTGGTGGGCGCCGCTGTGGGCACATTTGCCTGGTACCTCACCTATGGCAGCTGGTACCATCAGCCCTGGTCACCAGGGAGCCCGGGCCACGGGCTCTTCCCCCGCCCCCGTTCCAGCCGCAAGCATAACTGA